The proteins below are encoded in one region of Nilaparvata lugens isolate BPH chromosome X, ASM1435652v1, whole genome shotgun sequence:
- the LOC120354911 gene encoding uncharacterized protein LOC120354911, which translates to MPRRKKEIASNIEITGKEPPLMDVKCLMNLIGSIQEFQGEVKELSLFLERMDAIHSQIIDSNFDELTTTNLHSFFLSRISTSIMVDLGVSFSSSWEDVKKALKERYAGARKSVSAMAMRVLELNRDLGESIGSFANRLSQLVKELKSKVLDSCNTEEEGVWRNKIYEELSMEVLLRAVSERVCTSVKIAKPQSLEETIQIVKDEESYWKEASHRHSNWRVVENKRRYSLNSRTSPVYGNRSNQKWRTDVKGLVTNGKGNRKEREGKLTRNECWECREEGHFARVCPYIYRKEVTPKKNFGRREVNALRRKENRKKNLEGSSDGESLTHSSDSENSCYRYGSQYREKNEKDWPELKENKSTKLSTKKGRNKD; encoded by the coding sequence ATGCCAAGGAGGAAAAAGGAAATTgcatcaaatattgaaattaccgGGAAAGAACCACCACTTATGGACGTGAAATGTCTCATGAATTTGATCGGATCAATTCAGGAGTTCCAAGGAGAGGTAAAAGAACTTAGTCTATTCTTGGAGAGAATGGATGCCatccattctcaaattattgacagcaattttgatgaattaacaACTACAAACCTGCATTCGTTTTTCTTGTCTAGAATAAGTACATCAATTATGGTTGATTTGGGAGTATCGTTCAGTTCATCTTGGGAGGATGTTAAAAAAGCCCTTAAAGAACGTTATGCAGGTGCAAGGAAATCAGTCTCTGCAATGGCAATGAGAGTGTTGGAATTGAATCGTGATTTGGGAGAGTCAATTGGTAGTTTTGCCAATCGGTTATCGCAATTGGTTAAAGAATTGAAATCGAAAGTTTTAGATTCGTGTAATACTGAAGAGGAAGGGGTATGGAGAAATAAAATCTATGAAGAGTTATCAATGGAAGTTTTGTTAAGAGCAGTTTCGGAGCGAGTATGTACGAGTGTGAAAATTGCAAAACCTCAGTCTTTAGAAGAGACCATTCAAATTGTCAAAGATGAGGAGTCTTATTGGAAAGAAGCTAGTCATAGACACTCAAATTGGAGAGTGGTTGAGAATAAGAGAAGATATTCACTTAATAGTAGAACCTCTCCTGTTTATGGTAACAGATCGAACCAGAAATGGAGAACTGATGTAAAGGGATTGGTTACTAATGGGAAAggaaatagaaaggaaagagaAGGGAAATTAACACGAAACGAGTGTTGGGAGTGTAGGGAAGAAGGGCATTTTGCCAGAGTATGTCCTTACATTTATAGAAAGGAAGTTACCCCAAAAAAGAATTTTGGAAGAAGAGAAGTCAATGCTTTGAGGAGGAaggaaaatcgcaaaaaaaatTTGGAAGGTAGTTCTGATGGAGAGAGTTTAACTCACTCCTCAGATAGTGAAAATAGCTGTTACCGTTATGGAAGTCAATAtcgagagaaaaatgaaaaagactggcctgaattgaaggaaaataaatCAACCAAATTATCGACAAAGAAAGGTAGGAATAAAGATTGA